TGCCATCAGGAGGTCGTAGTACTGGTTCCGGTTCCGCTCGAAGAAGGCAGACAGGTAGAGGAGGGGCTGTGGCAGGACGCCTCGCTCGATGAGCACGAGGGGAATCAGGAGGCGACCCAGCCGTCCGTTGCCATCGAGGAACGGGTGGATGACCTCGAACTGGTAGTGCGCCATGGCGAGCTGGACCAGCAGCGGCAACGATCGGTCGTGAAGGAAGCTCTCGAGGTCGTCGAGTGCATCGGCCATGTCGGTGACCGGCGGCGGGACGAACGCCGCGTCCGACGGCGAGGAGCCGCCGATCCAGTTCTGGCTCCGCCTGAACTCCCCGGGCGTCGCCGACCCGCCACGTACGCCGGTCATCAGTCGCTCGTGCGCCTCCCGGAGGAGCCGGAGGCTGAGCGGGAAGCCGCCCCGCAACCGTTCGATCCCGTGATCCAGCGCGGTGATGTAGTTGCGCACCTCCTGGACGTCGTCCCGGAGCTCGCCCACGCCCTCCTCGTCGCCGACCTCGTATCGCAGGAGATCGGCGACATCGGACTGGGTTCCTTCGATGCGAGAGCTGAGGACCGCCTCGAGGCGGACGTAAGGGGCGATCAGCAGGTTCGGGTTCGGCAGCAGCCGGCCGACGCCGCCGAGGCGGTGCAACGCTCCGGTAGCCTCGTCGAGCTGGCGTACCAGCTCGCGGCCGTAGGCGATCCCTCTCGGAAGGGGCGAGGGGTAGTACGCCCAGTACCGGCCTCCGGGAACCTGCCTGACACCCCCCATAGCCGTCTTCGGGAAGTCCTCGGGACGCACCGGTTGAGTATACGGCTCGCGGGTCGCCGTTATCAAAGGCATTGGGCGACTTGTTTAACAAGGACTTGAGCTACTCAAGTTCACTTGAGTGACATGTGTTCAAGACAACCGCTTCTGTCTTGAACAGCGGCCGGGCGGCCCGTCCTCCGAACGCCGTTCCCTACGGGGTCGGTGTCGGGATCGGAGAGGAGCTGCCCGACGAGAACTTCGTGGCAGCCCGTTCGACATCCGCCCGGGTGGTGTCCTTGCGCGGTTCCGCATGCGGGACGGACGGACGCGTCGGCCGGCGACGATCGCTCCAATCTCGGCAACGGACAGTCACAGGCGAGCGACGGCCGAATCCAGGAGCTCCTCGACGCGGCGGTTCATGCCGGTGTGATCGACGGTGGTCCTGCCTCCAACCTGTCTGGGAATCCCGACATGCCAGTCCTCGCTGAACGACAGCAGAGCGGTGATGTCCCACGTCGGGTCGACGGTCCGACCGGCGTGACACTCGTAGTCGCGGCGGAACTGCTCGGCCAGGTCCGGGGAGAACAGCACAGCGAGGTTCAGGCGGCAGTGCCCGACATCGACATCGGGAGGGCCGCTGGCGGCGTAGACCCAGTCGACGACAGCCGTGATCCGTCCGCGCTGCCACAGGATGTTGAAGTGCTGGTAGTCGCTGTGGATGAAGCACGTGTGGGACCGGCGGGCTTGGCGGGCGGCCTCGATGGCGGCCTCCCAGAGCTGCGGTCGGCGGCTCCAGTTGGGCGGCGACACCGACTCAAGATCGGTCCATCCGTCCCAGGTGGGTGCCGCGATCGGCGATGCGTGGATCCGGGCCAGCATCGTGGCCATCCCCCTCACCCAGCTGCGCGGGTCGGAGGGCGCCAGTTGCAGGCGGCCCGGGGCCCGAGTCATCAGCAGGGCTGGGTGGCCACCGGCTTCCAAGCCGTCCGTGACCGCGACGACCCTGGGCGCGGGAACGGCGCTCGCCGCCAGCGCTTCCAGCACGGTCGCTTCCCCGACGACGGCCGAGCGCGTCCACGTCGCCCATTCGTCTGTGCCGGGCATCCAGCGGCGGATCACGAGGTGGTGGTGGGTGAGCCCCGATCGGACCGTGACGCGGTGGACGGATGCCTGGGGGCTTCCGCCGGTATTCTCCGCCACGAGACGATCTGCGCCGTCGGCGAAACGGCTCGTGCGATCCAGGCCAGCGTCTCCTCAGACGGCCGCCGCCGATGCTGCTCCACCGGCACGAACCTATCCGTAGGCCATGTCGAATGGCCGTTTCCGCTGGGGGATCGACTTGAGGCCAGCGGCGGCTTGCTCGTCGACCTCGAGCTTGTAGGGCTTGGATCGCCGCCATCGGCTTGATCCCTGGGATTCGCCGCCGGGGGCCACGGGGCCGTCCCCGGTCTTGGGTCGCGTCCACCTAGTGTCCTGTAAGGCTGAAGCGCCACTAAACAGGTGAGTCACGAGCCGGTCGCCTCGTTGACGGCAGCGCAGTAGCCGGCGATGCGCTCGAGGATCTGCTCAGCGGTCTTGTGCCACACGAACGGGGTCGGGTTCTCGTTCCAGTTGGCGACCCAGGCCTCGATGTCGGCGGCGAGCTGCTTGACGCGGCGGTGGGCGGAGCGCTGCAACTTCTTGGTTGTGAGGGCGGAGAACCATCGCTCGACCATGTTCATCCACGACCCGTAGGTCGGGGTGAAGTGGAAGTGGAACCGGCGGTGGCGCAGCAGCCAGGCGTGCACGGCAGGGGTCTTGTGGGTGGAGAGGTTGTCCAGGATCACGTGCACCTCAAGGTCCTTGGGGACGTTGCGGTTGACCTTGTTCAAGAAGGCGACGAAGTCGGCGCTGGTGTGGCTCTTGCGGATGTCGGTGATCACCGATCCGGTGGCCATGTTCAGCGCCGCGAACAGGTCGCAGGTGCCGTTGCGCTCGTAGTCATGCGTGGCCCGCTGGGGCGTGGTGGGCAGCATGGGCAGGGTCGGGGCGGTGCGGTCCAGGGCCTGGATCTGGGGCTTCTCGTCGACGGCGAAGACAGCGGCGGCCACCGGCGGGTTCATGTACAGCGCCACCAGGTCACGGATCTTCTCCACCAGTTCGGGGTCGGGGGACACCTTGAAGCTGTCCTGGCGCCACGGCCTGAGCCCGAAGGCGCGCCAGATCTCAGCCACCGTCTGGTGGCTGATGCCGTGCCTGGCCGCCAGGCCCCGAGTCGACCAGTGGGTCGCATTCTCCGGAGCGGTCTCCAGCGTCTCGACCACCACCGCTTCGATCACGTCGTCGCCGATGGTGCGGGCCGCACCCGGCCGGGGGCGTCCACCAGCCCGTCGAGACGATCGGCGGCGAAGCGGTGCCGCCACTTCGTCACCGTCGCCGGGTTGCACCCCACCTCCGCTGCGACCTCGTCGCGCGTGCGGTCGCCCTCGGCGCAGGCCAGCACGATCCGGCAACGCAGCGCCAAGGCCTGCGAGGAGGAATGCCGCCGGGCCCAGCGCTGCAGGGTGTCGCGTTCATCTGCGCTGAGGGTGATCGGGACTGTCGGTCGGCCACGGCGCGCCAAGGCAAGCTCCTTCCGTCAGGGGTTCTACCTGACAGAACGCGCCCCCGCCGCAGAAGTTCCCGATCAGCCTATATTTCTTGGCGGAATAGCCTTACAGGACACTAGCGCTTCTTCTCTCGACCGCGCAGCGTCCCGCCTGGACGGTGGTTGTCCGAATCCCGTGACAACCGCATGGTTGCAGCACGTGGACACCATCACCGAGATCCACATCCCCATGGACCAGTGTCGCCAACGGCTGAATACTGACCCCTTATCAACAGTCGAAAACTGACCC
This window of the Actinomycetota bacterium genome carries:
- a CDS encoding Fic family protein, with the protein product MRPEDFPKTAMGGVRQVPGGRYWAYYPSPLPRGIAYGRELVRQLDEATGALHRLGGVGRLLPNPNLLIAPYVRLEAVLSSRIEGTQSDVADLLRYEVGDEEGVGELRDDVQEVRNYITALDHGIERLRGGFPLSLRLLREAHERLMTGVRGGSATPGEFRRSQNWIGGSSPSDAAFVPPPVTDMADALDDLESFLHDRSLPLLVQLAMAHYQFEVIHPFLDGNGRLGRLLIPLVLIERGVLPQPLLYLSAFFERNRNQYYDLLMATSRTGDLAPWIRFFLRGVAEQATDAEERTVRLVELQSAVRGELLAERAPVSAVRAAELLFSKPYISATSLTNDLDVTFPTAQSAIDLLVRRGDLVETTGRRRNRFYFSQRIFDAVYGMSPETLDEQTRPFDIDPIG
- a CDS encoding phosphotransferase — encoded protein: MAENTGGSPQASVHRVTVRSGLTHHHLVIRRWMPGTDEWATWTRSAVVGEATVLEALAASAVPAPRVVAVTDGLEAGGHPALLMTRAPGRLQLAPSDPRSWVRGMATMLARIHASPIAAPTWDGWTDLESVSPPNWSRRPQLWEAAIEAARQARRSHTCFIHSDYQHFNILWQRGRITAVVDWVYAASGPPDVDVGHCRLNLAVLFSPDLAEQFRRDYECHAGRTVDPTWDITALLSFSEDWHVGIPRQVGGRTTVDHTGMNRRVEELLDSAVARL